In a single window of the Streptomyces sp. CGMCC 4.7035 genome:
- a CDS encoding helix-turn-helix transcriptional regulator, translating into MHRSSFHRWRATGRGPQTMRLPNGQVRIRRSDLKNWFDSLES; encoded by the coding sequence ATTCATCGATCGAGTTTTCACCGCTGGCGGGCAACTGGCCGTGGGCCGCAGACGATGCGACTTCCTAACGGGCAAGTTCGCATCCGGCGGAGTGACTTGAAGAACTGGTTTGACAGCCTAGAAAGCTGA
- a CDS encoding ISAs1 family transposase, with protein sequence MCRQSATVCLVKSPSRQHRVIGDLPSRLATLPDPRDRRGRRHPFVSVLLTACSAVMCGARSFAAIGQWARNAPQDTLARLGARTVSAFTVCVAPSTATIRRIINRVCPGGLADLLGSDPSGADTLAVDGKSARGSRHGDTPAAHLLAAMTGGGLTVTQLRVPDKTNEITCFASLLAPFDLTGVTVTADALHAQRGHARFLVEEKKAHYALCVKKNQAGLYERLHMLPWKEVTAKFYDRTEGHGRKETRVVQVLTVDDLDFPHATQVARVVRHRTCLKTGRRSRETVYVITDLTSREASPQRLAKIIRSQWVIENRLHFVRDTAFREDASKVHTEHGPENMATLRSYAINCLRAAGHHNIAAGLREMSYEPFTRPLALLGLR encoded by the coding sequence ATGTGTCGTCAGTCTGCCACCGTGTGTCTGGTCAAGTCGCCCTCGCGTCAGCACCGCGTGATCGGCGACCTGCCGTCCCGGCTGGCGACCTTGCCCGATCCCCGTGACCGGCGCGGAAGGCGTCACCCGTTCGTGAGCGTGCTGCTGACGGCCTGCTCCGCCGTCATGTGTGGGGCCCGGTCCTTCGCGGCGATCGGGCAGTGGGCGCGAAACGCTCCGCAGGACACCCTGGCCCGGCTCGGCGCCCGGACGGTGTCCGCCTTCACCGTGTGCGTCGCGCCGAGCACGGCGACGATCCGCCGGATCATCAACCGAGTCTGCCCAGGTGGCCTCGCCGACCTGCTGGGAAGCGACCCGTCCGGCGCCGACACCCTGGCCGTGGACGGCAAAAGCGCCCGTGGCTCCCGCCACGGTGACACCCCAGCCGCGCATCTGCTCGCCGCCATGACCGGTGGCGGACTGACCGTCACGCAGTTGCGAGTCCCGGACAAGACGAATGAAATCACCTGCTTCGCCAGCCTGTTGGCCCCGTTCGACCTGACCGGGGTGACCGTGACGGCCGATGCCCTGCACGCCCAGCGCGGCCACGCCCGCTTCCTCGTCGAGGAGAAGAAGGCGCACTACGCGCTGTGCGTGAAGAAGAACCAGGCCGGTCTCTACGAGCGGCTGCACATGCTGCCCTGGAAGGAGGTGACCGCGAAGTTCTACGACCGCACCGAGGGGCACGGCCGAAAGGAGACCCGCGTGGTGCAGGTCCTGACCGTCGATGACCTCGACTTCCCGCACGCCACACAGGTCGCCCGGGTCGTACGCCACCGCACCTGCCTGAAGACCGGCAGGCGCAGCCGCGAGACGGTTTACGTCATCACCGATCTGACCAGCCGGGAAGCCTCCCCACAGCGGCTCGCGAAGATCATTCGTTCGCAGTGGGTGATCGAAAACCGGCTCCACTTCGTGAGGGACACTGCCTTCCGCGAGGACGCCTCCAAGGTGCACACCGAGCATGGCCCGGAGAACATGGCCACCTTGCGGAGCTACGCGATCAACTGCCTCCGTGCCGCCGGGCACCACAACATCGCCGCCGGACTCCGCGAGATGTCCTACGAGCCGTTCACCCGTCCCCTGGCACTCCTCGGACTCCGCTGA
- a CDS encoding acyl-CoA thioesterase, with translation MTNPAERLVDLLDLEQIEVNIFRGRSPQESLQRVFGGQVAGQALVAAGRTTDGERPVHSLHAYFLRPGIPGVPIVYQVERVRDGRSFTTRRVTAVQRGRTIFNLTASFHKPEEGSFEHQLPPARTVPDPESLPTVAQEVREHLGALPETLERMARRQPFDIRYVDRLRWSAEEIKDAEPRSAVWMRAVGPLGSDPLVHTCALTYASDMTLLDAVRIPVEPLWGPRGFDMASLDHAMWFHRPFRADEWFLYDQESPIAVGGRGLARGRIYNLEGQLIVSVVQEGLFRKLG, from the coding sequence ATGACGAACCCAGCCGAGAGGCTCGTCGACCTGCTCGACCTGGAGCAGATCGAGGTCAACATCTTCCGTGGCCGCAGCCCTCAGGAATCCCTGCAAAGGGTCTTCGGCGGCCAGGTGGCGGGCCAGGCACTGGTCGCCGCCGGCCGCACCACGGACGGCGAACGGCCGGTGCACTCGTTGCACGCGTACTTCCTGCGCCCGGGCATCCCGGGCGTACCCATCGTGTACCAGGTCGAACGGGTCCGTGACGGACGGTCCTTCACGACCCGCCGGGTCACCGCCGTACAGCGGGGCCGCACGATCTTCAATCTGACCGCCTCCTTCCACAAGCCTGAGGAGGGGAGCTTCGAGCACCAGTTGCCGCCGGCCCGCACGGTGCCGGACCCGGAGTCGCTGCCGACGGTGGCGCAGGAGGTCAGGGAGCATCTCGGCGCACTGCCCGAGACGCTGGAGCGAATGGCCCGGCGTCAGCCCTTCGACATCCGCTATGTGGACCGGCTGCGCTGGAGCGCCGAGGAGATCAAGGACGCCGAGCCGCGCAGCGCGGTGTGGATGCGGGCTGTGGGTCCGCTCGGGAGCGACCCGCTCGTCCACACCTGCGCGCTCACGTACGCGAGCGACATGACGCTCCTGGACGCCGTCCGCATCCCCGTCGAACCGCTGTGGGGGCCGCGCGGCTTTGACATGGCGTCCCTGGACCACGCCATGTGGTTCCACCGGCCGTTCCGCGCGGACGAGTGGTTCCTGTACGACCAGGAGTCGCCGATCGCGGTGGGGGGCCGGGGCCTTGCCCGGGGCCGCATCTACAACCTCGAAGGGCAACTGATCGTGTCCGTGGTGCAGGAGGGGCTGTTCCGCAAACTGGGCTGA
- a CDS encoding DEAD/DEAH box helicase: MTLIDQLPQTADPDALYEAFESWAGERGLTLYPHQEEALIEVVSGANVIVSTPTGSGKSMIAAGAHFAALARDEVTFYTAPIKALVSEKFFELCKLFGTENVGMLTGDASVNADAPVICCTAEVLASIALRDGRQADVGQVVMDEFHFYAEGDRGWAWQIPILELPQAQFILMSATLGDVSMFEKDLTRRTGRPTAVVRSATRPVPLSYEYRLTPLTETLTELLETRQAPVYIVHFTQAQAVERAQALMSINMCSREEKDEIAELIGNFRFTTKFGRNLSRYVRHGIGVHHAGMLPKYRRLVEKLAQAGLLKVICGTDTLGVGVNVPIRTVLFTALTKYDGSRVRTLRAREFHQIAGRAGRAGFDTAGLVVAQAPEHVIENEKALAKAGDDPKKRRKVVRKKAPEGFVGWTENTFEKLIASEPEPLTSRFRVTHTMLLSVIARPGNAFEAMRHLLEDNHEPRKQQLRHIRRAIAIYRSLLDGGIVEKLDEPDATGRIVRLTVDLQQDFALNQPLSTFALAAFELLDPESPSYALDMVSVVESTLDDPRQILVAQQNKARGEAVAAMKADGVEYEERMERLQDVTYPKPLEELLFQAYNTYRKSHPWVGDHPLSPKSVIRDMYERALSFTEFVSFYELARTEGIVLRYLASAYKALDHTVPDDLKSDDLEDLIAWLGEMVRQVDSSLLDEWEQLANPEEMTAEEAQEKADQVRPVTSNARAFRVLVRNAMFRRVELAALDQIEELGEMDGEAGWDAEAWGAAMDKYWDEYDELGTGPDARGPKLLMIEEEPENGLWRVRQTFADPNGDHDWGISAEVDLTASDAEGRAIIRVTDVGQL, encoded by the coding sequence GTGACCCTTATCGATCAGCTCCCGCAGACCGCAGACCCCGACGCCCTCTACGAAGCCTTCGAGTCGTGGGCCGGGGAGCGCGGCCTCACCCTCTATCCGCACCAGGAGGAGGCGCTGATCGAGGTGGTCTCGGGAGCGAACGTGATCGTTTCGACCCCCACCGGCTCCGGCAAGAGCATGATCGCCGCGGGCGCGCATTTCGCGGCGCTCGCCCGGGACGAGGTCACCTTCTACACCGCGCCGATCAAGGCGCTCGTATCGGAGAAGTTCTTCGAGCTGTGCAAGCTCTTCGGCACTGAGAACGTCGGCATGCTCACCGGCGACGCCTCCGTCAATGCCGACGCCCCGGTGATCTGTTGCACGGCCGAGGTACTGGCGTCCATCGCGCTGCGCGACGGCAGGCAGGCCGACGTCGGCCAGGTCGTGATGGACGAGTTCCACTTCTACGCCGAGGGCGACCGCGGGTGGGCCTGGCAGATCCCGATCCTGGAGCTGCCGCAGGCGCAGTTCATCCTGATGTCGGCCACTCTCGGTGACGTCTCGATGTTCGAGAAGGACCTGACCCGTCGCACCGGCCGCCCGACGGCGGTGGTGCGCTCGGCGACCCGTCCGGTGCCGCTCTCCTACGAGTACCGGCTCACCCCGCTCACGGAGACCCTCACCGAACTCCTGGAGACCCGGCAGGCCCCCGTCTACATCGTCCACTTCACCCAGGCACAGGCCGTGGAGCGGGCCCAGGCGCTGATGAGCATCAACATGTGCTCGCGCGAGGAGAAGGACGAAATCGCGGAGCTGATCGGCAATTTCCGCTTCACCACCAAGTTCGGGCGCAATCTCTCGCGTTATGTGCGGCACGGCATCGGCGTCCATCACGCCGGCATGCTGCCCAAGTACCGCCGCCTGGTGGAGAAGCTGGCCCAGGCCGGTCTGCTGAAGGTCATCTGCGGCACGGACACCCTGGGCGTCGGCGTCAACGTCCCCATCCGCACCGTGCTGTTCACGGCGCTGACCAAGTACGACGGGAGCCGGGTGCGCACCCTGCGCGCCCGTGAGTTCCACCAGATCGCGGGCCGCGCCGGGCGCGCGGGCTTCGACACGGCGGGCCTTGTCGTGGCGCAGGCGCCCGAGCACGTCATCGAGAACGAGAAGGCGCTCGCCAAGGCCGGAGACGATCCGAAGAAGCGCCGCAAGGTGGTGCGCAAGAAGGCACCGGAGGGCTTCGTCGGCTGGACGGAGAACACCTTCGAGAAGCTGATCGCCTCCGAGCCGGAGCCGCTCACCTCCCGCTTCCGGGTCACCCACACGATGCTGCTGTCGGTGATCGCCCGCCCGGGCAACGCCTTCGAGGCGATGCGCCATCTGCTGGAGGACAACCACGAGCCGCGCAAGCAGCAGCTGCGGCACATCCGGCGCGCGATCGCGATCTACCGCTCTCTGCTGGACGGCGGCATCGTCGAGAAGCTCGACGAGCCTGATGCCACCGGCCGCATCGTGCGCCTGACGGTCGATCTCCAGCAGGACTTCGCGCTCAACCAGCCGCTGTCGACTTTCGCGCTCGCCGCGTTCGAACTCCTCGACCCGGAGTCCCCGTCCTACGCCCTCGACATGGTCTCCGTCGTCGAATCCACGCTGGACGATCCGCGACAGATCCTGGTCGCCCAGCAGAACAAGGCGCGCGGCGAGGCCGTGGCCGCGATGAAGGCGGACGGTGTCGAGTACGAGGAGCGCATGGAGCGCCTCCAGGACGTTACGTACCCCAAGCCGCTGGAGGAGCTCCTCTTCCAGGCGTACAACACGTACCGCAAGAGCCACCCGTGGGTCGGGGACCATCCGCTGTCGCCGAAGTCGGTCATCCGCGACATGTACGAACGGGCGCTGTCCTTCACCGAGTTCGTCTCCTTCTACGAGCTCGCCCGCACCGAGGGCATCGTGCTGCGCTACCTGGCCAGCGCCTACAAGGCCCTCGATCACACCGTCCCCGACGACCTGAAGTCGGATGACCTGGAGGACCTGATCGCCTGGCTCGGCGAGATGGTGCGCCAGGTCGACTCCAGCCTGCTGGACGAGTGGGAGCAGCTGGCCAACCCGGAGGAGATGACGGCCGAGGAGGCCCAGGAGAAGGCCGACCAGGTCAGGCCCGTCACCTCCAACGCGCGCGCCTTCCGCGTCCTGGTCCGCAACGCCATGTTCCGCCGCGTGGAGCTCGCCGCCCTCGACCAGATCGAGGAACTCGGCGAGATGGACGGCGAGGCCGGCTGGGACGCCGAGGCCTGGGGCGCTGCCATGGACAAGTACTGGGACGAGTACGACGAACTCGGCACCGGCCCTGACGCCCGCGGCCCGAAGCTCCTGATGATCGAGGAGGAGCCGGAGAACGGGCTGTGGCGCGTCCGGCAGACGTTCGCCGACCCCAACGGCGACCACGACTGGGGCATCAGCGCCGAAGTCGATCTCACGGCCTCCGACGCGGAGGGCCGCGCCATCATCCGGGTCACCGACGTCGGTCAGCTGTGA
- a CDS encoding metal-dependent hydrolase produces the protein MMGPAHSLSGAAAWLGVGAAAAAAGHPMPWPVLLVGALICAGAALAPDLDHKAATISRAFGPLSRWLCEVVDKLSYAVYKATRKPGDARRSGGHRTLTHTWLWAVLIGAGTSVVAITGGRWAVLAILFVHMVLAIEGLLWRAARGSSSDVLVWLLAATSAWILAGILDKPGNGSDWLFTAPGQEYLWLGLPIVLGAVVHDIGDALTVSGCPILWPIPVGRKRWYPLGPPKAMRFRAGSWVELKVLMPVFMVLGGVGCAAALNFI, from the coding sequence ATGATGGGACCAGCACACTCATTGTCGGGGGCCGCTGCCTGGCTCGGGGTCGGGGCGGCCGCGGCCGCCGCGGGTCACCCGATGCCCTGGCCGGTCCTCCTCGTCGGCGCGCTGATCTGCGCGGGTGCCGCGCTGGCCCCGGACCTGGACCACAAGGCGGCCACCATCTCGCGGGCCTTCGGCCCCCTGTCCCGCTGGCTGTGCGAGGTCGTCGACAAGTTGTCGTACGCCGTCTACAAGGCGACCAGGAAGCCGGGCGACGCGCGCCGGTCGGGTGGTCACCGTACGCTGACGCACACCTGGCTGTGGGCGGTGCTGATCGGTGCGGGTACGTCCGTGGTGGCCATCACGGGGGGCCGCTGGGCGGTGCTGGCCATTCTCTTCGTGCATATGGTGCTGGCCATCGAGGGCCTGCTGTGGCGGGCGGCGCGTGGTTCGAGCAGCGACGTGCTGGTGTGGCTGCTGGCCGCGACGAGCGCATGGATCCTCGCCGGCATATTGGACAAGCCGGGCAATGGCTCGGACTGGCTGTTCACCGCGCCGGGCCAGGAGTACCTGTGGCTCGGACTCCCGATCGTCCTGGGCGCCGTGGTGCACGACATCGGGGACGCGCTGACCGTCTCGGGCTGCCCGATCCTGTGGCCGATACCCGTGGGCCGCAAGCGCTGGTACCCGCTGGGCCCGCCGAAGGCGATGCGGTTCCGGGCGGGGAGCTGGGTCGAGCTGAAGGTGCTGATGCCGGTGTTCATGGTGCTCGGCGGGGTGGGCTGCGCGGCGGCGCTCAACTTCATCTGA
- a CDS encoding type B 50S ribosomal protein L31, which yields MQQDQHPDYHPVVFRDRAAGYAFLTRSTATSDQTIEWDDGETYPVVDVEISSESHPFYTGKARTVDSEGRIAQFERRYGSAGQEAGGGGAA from the coding sequence ATGCAGCAGGACCAGCACCCCGACTATCACCCCGTCGTCTTCCGCGACCGGGCCGCCGGTTACGCCTTCCTCACACGGTCCACCGCGACCAGCGACCAGACCATCGAGTGGGACGACGGCGAGACGTACCCGGTCGTGGACGTCGAGATCTCCTCCGAGAGCCACCCCTTCTACACGGGCAAGGCACGGACGGTGGACTCCGAGGGGCGCATCGCCCAGTTCGAGCGGCGGTACGGCAGTGCGGGGCAGGAGGCCGGCGGGGGCGGGGCGGCCTGA
- a CDS encoding DUF5709 domain-containing protein: MDSTEGWGDDVYQPDGSEVQDDAGLLDAEDTLLSDGVSDPLDRGWSPPERPWAVEHVGVTAAERHRGETLDERLAEELPDVGVPDGDGIGDYADGDGEPLDNEVGDARSGRLVAPDEGAHEDEENGLIASDVGIDGAAASAEEAAVHIVDEDTLFG; this comes from the coding sequence GTGGACAGCACCGAGGGATGGGGAGACGACGTCTACCAGCCCGATGGATCCGAGGTGCAGGACGACGCGGGGCTGCTCGACGCCGAGGACACCCTGCTCTCCGACGGGGTCAGTGACCCGCTCGATCGGGGCTGGTCACCACCGGAGCGCCCCTGGGCGGTGGAGCACGTGGGCGTGACGGCTGCCGAGAGGCACCGCGGCGAAACGCTGGACGAGCGCCTGGCCGAGGAACTCCCGGACGTCGGCGTCCCGGACGGCGACGGCATCGGAGACTACGCCGACGGTGATGGCGAGCCCTTGGACAACGAAGTGGGGGACGCCCGCTCCGGCCGACTCGTCGCCCCCGACGAAGGGGCGCACGAGGACGAGGAGAACGGCCTGATCGCCAGCGATGTCGGCATCGACGGCGCGGCGGCCTCGGCCGAGGAGGCGGCCGTGCACATCGTCGACGAGGACACCCTGTTCGGCTGA
- a CDS encoding ABC transporter ATP-binding protein produces MIGVVPPAYDPAAPTAANTLPIGAPATVRAYVTELFRRHRRAFLLLIAVNTVSVVASMAGPYLLGGLVERVSDGARELHLERTAALFVLALVVQAVFVRLVRLHGAVLGERMLADLREDFLVRSVGLPPGVLERAGTGDLLSRITTDIDRLANAMREAVPQLAIGVVWALLLLGGLTVTAPPLAPAVLVAVPLLVIGCRWYFKRAPSAYRSEAAGYAAVAAVLAETVDAGRTIESHRLGDRRIELSDRRVREWTAWERYTLWLRSVLFPVINITHVTVLSSVLMIGGAFVLQGWIGIGQLTTGALIAQMLVDPVGLILRWYDELQVAQVSLARLVGVRDIEPEAGDASVTPDGRDVHADKVHFGYRAGVDVLRKVSLEVAPGTRLALVGPSGAGKSTLGRLLAGIYAPRDGRITLGGAELSRMPAERVRAHVALVNQEHHVFVGSLRDNLLLAVPHSRLRPSGGTPTSAVDAELWAALGAVDADGWARALDDGLDTEVGSGGLALTPAQAQQIALARLVLADPHTLVLDEATSLLDPRAARHLERSLARVLDGRTVVAIAHRLHTAHDADVIAVVENGRISELGSHDELVAADGAYAALWRSWHG; encoded by the coding sequence ATGATCGGCGTGGTGCCACCGGCGTACGACCCGGCGGCCCCGACGGCGGCGAACACGCTGCCCATCGGCGCCCCCGCGACCGTACGCGCCTACGTGACCGAACTGTTCCGCCGGCACCGCCGGGCGTTCCTGCTGCTCATCGCCGTGAACACGGTCTCCGTCGTCGCCTCGATGGCGGGCCCGTACCTGCTGGGCGGCCTCGTGGAACGCGTATCGGACGGCGCACGGGAACTCCATCTGGAACGCACCGCCGCACTCTTCGTCCTCGCGCTCGTCGTGCAGGCCGTGTTCGTACGGCTGGTGCGGCTGCACGGCGCCGTGCTCGGCGAGCGCATGCTGGCCGACCTGCGCGAGGACTTCCTCGTGCGCTCCGTGGGCCTGCCGCCGGGCGTCCTGGAGCGGGCCGGGACCGGTGACCTGCTGTCCCGGATCACCACCGACATCGACCGGCTCGCCAACGCGATGCGGGAGGCCGTGCCCCAGCTCGCCATCGGTGTGGTGTGGGCGCTGCTGCTGCTCGGCGGTCTGACCGTGACGGCCCCGCCACTCGCACCGGCCGTGCTCGTGGCGGTGCCGCTGCTGGTGATCGGCTGCCGGTGGTACTTCAAGCGCGCCCCGTCCGCCTACCGCTCCGAGGCCGCCGGGTACGCCGCGGTGGCCGCCGTCCTCGCCGAGACAGTGGACGCGGGGCGGACCATCGAGTCCCACCGCCTCGGCGACCGGCGCATCGAGCTGTCCGACCGGAGGGTCAGGGAGTGGACCGCATGGGAGCGGTACACGCTGTGGCTGCGGTCGGTGCTCTTCCCGGTCATCAACATCACGCATGTCACGGTCCTGTCCTCGGTCCTGATGATCGGCGGCGCGTTCGTCCTTCAGGGCTGGATCGGCATCGGCCAGCTGACGACGGGCGCGCTCATCGCGCAGATGCTCGTCGACCCGGTGGGCCTGATCCTGCGCTGGTACGACGAGCTGCAGGTCGCCCAGGTGTCGCTGGCCCGGCTGGTCGGCGTCCGCGACATCGAGCCGGAGGCGGGCGACGCATCGGTGACGCCCGACGGGCGCGACGTCCACGCCGACAAGGTGCACTTCGGCTACCGCGCGGGCGTCGACGTGCTGCGCAAGGTGTCCCTGGAGGTGGCGCCCGGCACCCGGCTCGCCCTGGTCGGGCCGTCCGGCGCCGGCAAGTCCACGCTGGGCCGGCTCCTCGCCGGGATCTACGCGCCCCGGGACGGCCGGATCACCCTCGGCGGCGCGGAACTGTCCCGGATGCCCGCCGAGCGGGTCCGCGCGCACGTGGCCCTGGTCAACCAGGAGCACCACGTCTTCGTCGGCTCGCTGCGCGACAACCTGCTGCTGGCCGTCCCCCACTCTCGGCTTCGCCCGAGCGGGGGGACCCCCACGAGCGCCGTCGACGCCGAGCTGTGGGCGGCGCTCGGCGCGGTCGACGCGGACGGCTGGGCGCGCGCCCTGGACGACGGGCTGGACACCGAGGTGGGCTCCGGCGGTCTGGCGCTCACCCCGGCTCAGGCGCAGCAGATCGCGCTGGCCCGGCTGGTGCTCGCCGACCCGCACACGCTGGTCCTGGACGAGGCGACCTCGCTCCTCGACCCGCGCGCGGCCCGCCATCTGGAGCGCTCGCTGGCCCGTGTCCTGGACGGCCGCACGGTCGTCGCCATCGCCCACCGACTGCACACCGCCCACGACGCCGACGTCATCGCCGTCGTCGAGAACGGGCGGATCAGCGAGCTGGGCAGCCACGACGAGCTGGTCGCCGCGGACGGGGCGTACGCGGCGCTGTGGCGGTCCTGGCACGGGTGA
- a CDS encoding ABC transporter ATP-binding protein yields the protein MQIQDLPYPDPGVPDARSGPRFLWWLGRGQLGGQLRSLAWGLLHFLSVCGLPFCVGLAVQAVVDRSGARLVQTGGLLLLCGAGIALGDTMLHRAAVTNWITAAARVQQLLARRTALLGSALTRRVAAGEVVAVSTGDVEKIGWFVEAVSRFTAAALTIVAVCVGLVVYQPALGIIVAVGVPVLALAVLPLLPRATRRADTQREKAGRATELASDTVAGLRVLRGIGGEELFLDRYRRASQEVRTAAVRSARMWSIISAIQVLLPGLLMIAVVWRGVQLAHEGRIAVGELVTVYSAVMLLTYPLRHFEEIAMAYSFSRPSARRAARVLSLDRATDSEGSREACAPAGDLYDPRTGLLVPAGQLTAVVCGDPDAAGVLAERLGGHPAEKSTSVLLGGVPLDELPLDSARTAVLVQDKDPVLLSGSLRELLDVPASGAVSVEEALTAAQCGDVLDALAQASLDAQDPMDARITERGRSLSGGQRQRLALARSLITDPEVLVLDEPTSAVDSHTEARIAEGVRHLRAGRTTVVFTSSPLLLDLADRVVLLHEGEVAAVGLHRELVHSEPRYRAVVTRETDEEATARSDTPVEEAPTETVLAEDVLAEDVLAELEEIEESA from the coding sequence ATGCAGATTCAAGACCTTCCGTATCCCGACCCGGGCGTGCCGGACGCTCGCTCGGGTCCCCGATTCCTGTGGTGGCTCGGCCGCGGTCAGCTGGGCGGACAGCTCAGGTCCCTCGCCTGGGGGCTGCTGCACTTCCTGTCCGTCTGCGGGCTGCCGTTCTGCGTCGGCCTCGCCGTCCAGGCCGTCGTCGACCGCTCGGGCGCGCGGCTCGTCCAGACGGGCGGACTGCTTCTGCTGTGCGGGGCGGGCATCGCACTGGGCGACACCATGCTGCACCGCGCCGCGGTCACCAACTGGATCACCGCGGCCGCACGGGTCCAACAGCTCCTCGCCCGCAGGACGGCCCTGCTCGGCTCCGCCCTGACCCGGCGGGTCGCCGCCGGTGAGGTCGTCGCGGTCTCCACCGGCGACGTCGAGAAGATCGGCTGGTTCGTGGAGGCCGTCTCGCGCTTCACCGCGGCCGCGCTCACCATCGTGGCGGTCTGCGTCGGGCTCGTCGTGTACCAGCCCGCCCTCGGCATCATCGTGGCCGTCGGCGTGCCGGTACTGGCGCTCGCCGTGCTGCCGCTGCTGCCCCGGGCGACCCGACGCGCGGACACCCAGCGCGAGAAGGCGGGCCGAGCCACCGAGCTGGCCTCCGACACCGTCGCGGGCCTGCGGGTGCTGCGCGGCATCGGCGGCGAGGAGCTGTTCCTGGACCGCTACCGCAGGGCCTCGCAGGAGGTCCGCACAGCCGCCGTGCGCAGCGCCCGGATGTGGTCGATCATCTCGGCGATCCAGGTGCTGCTGCCGGGGCTGCTGATGATCGCGGTCGTCTGGCGTGGAGTGCAGCTGGCCCACGAGGGCCGGATCGCCGTCGGCGAACTGGTCACCGTGTACAGCGCGGTCATGCTGCTCACCTATCCGCTGCGGCACTTCGAGGAGATCGCCATGGCGTACTCCTTCTCGCGGCCGTCCGCACGGCGCGCGGCCCGGGTGCTCTCGCTGGACCGGGCCACGGACTCCGAGGGCTCCCGCGAGGCGTGCGCACCGGCCGGGGATCTGTACGACCCCCGGACCGGACTGCTCGTTCCCGCCGGGCAGCTCACCGCCGTGGTCTGCGGCGACCCGGATGCGGCAGGCGTGCTGGCCGAACGGCTGGGCGGGCACCCCGCCGAGAAGAGCACCTCGGTGCTCCTGGGCGGCGTCCCGCTGGACGAACTGCCGCTGGACTCCGCCCGTACCGCCGTCCTCGTCCAGGACAAGGACCCCGTACTGCTGTCCGGCTCGCTGCGCGAGTTGCTCGACGTGCCCGCCTCCGGTGCGGTCAGCGTGGAGGAGGCGTTGACCGCGGCGCAGTGCGGCGACGTTCTGGACGCGCTGGCGCAGGCGTCCTTGGATGCCCAGGACCCGATGGACGCCCGGATCACCGAGCGCGGCCGGTCCCTGTCCGGCGGCCAGCGCCAGCGGCTCGCCCTGGCCCGGTCGCTGATCACGGATCCGGAGGTGCTGGTCCTGGACGAGCCGACGTCCGCTGTCGACTCGCACACGGAGGCACGGATCGCCGAGGGGGTCCGGCATCTGCGGGCGGGCCGTACGACCGTCGTGTTCACATCGTCACCCCTGCTCCTGGACCTCGCCGACCGGGTCGTGCTGCTGCACGAGGGCGAGGTCGCGGCGGTGGGCCTGCATCGCGAACTGGTGCACAGCGAGCCCCGGTACCGCGCGGTCGTGACCCGCGAGACCGACGAAGAGGCCACCGCACGCAGCGACACACCGGTCGAAGAGGCACCAACCGAAACCGTACTGGCCGAGGACGTGCTGGCCGAGGACGTGCTGGCCGAGCTGGAAGAGATCGAGGAGAGCGCATGA